The following coding sequences are from one Danio rerio strain Tuebingen ecotype United States chromosome 21, GRCz12tu, whole genome shotgun sequence window:
- the lhx5 gene encoding LIM/homeobox protein Lhx5: protein MMVHCAGCERPILDRFLLNVLDRAWHAKCVQCCECNCNLTEKCFSRDGKLYCKIDFFRRFGTKCAGCLQGISPSDLVRRARSKVFHLNCFTCMVCNKQLSTGEELYVIDENKFVCKEDYLSASAIKEVNLNSVSSCTDRSLSPDLPDQIQDDTKETDNSTSSDKDTNNNENEEQNSCTKRRGPRTTIKAKQLETLKAAFVATPKPTRHIREQLAQETGLNMRVIQVWFQNRRSKERRMKQLSALGARRHAFFRGPRRMRPLGGRLEDPDIMGPGGYSYYGEYQGDYYGPVVNYDFFPHGPPSSQAHSPAESPYLLSSGSGALEGGPVSAHHPSDDQRFTDMISHADTPSPEPGMTGPLHSNPQGEGGFTGSPPFPLANNTSYSGPMSHPGQEMGENTVW, encoded by the exons ATGATGGTGCACTGCGCGGGGTGTGAGAGGCCCATTCTGGATCGGTTCCTCTTAAACGTTCTGGACCGCGCATGGCACGCCAAGTGTGTCCAATGCTGCGAGTGTAACTGCAACCTGACCGAAAAATGTTTCTCCAGGGATGGAAAGCTCTATTGCAAAATTGACTTTTTCAG GCGTTTTGGTACGAAATGTGCGGGCTGCTTGCAGGGAATTTCGCCCAGCGATCTCGTGCGAAGAGCGCGCAGCAAGGTGTTTCATCTCAACTGTTTCACGTGCATGGTGTGCAACAAACAGCTGTCCACGGGCGAGGAGCTCTACGTCATTGACGAAAACAAATTTGTGTGTAAAGAGGACTACCTGAGCGCGAGCGCCATCAAAGAGGTCAATTTAAACTCAG TGTCGTCGTGTACAGACCGGAGTTTATCGCCTGATCTTCCGGATCAAATCCAGGACGACACGAAGGAGACGGACAATTCCACATCTTCAGATAAAGACACTAACAACAACGAAAACGAGGAGCAAAACTCGTGCACGAAACGGCGAGGCCCGCGCACCACCATCAAGGCCAAACAGCTGGAGACTCTGAAAGCCGCGTTCGTGGCCACGCCGAAACCCACGCGACACATCCGCGAGCAACTCGCGCAGGAGACAGGCCTTAACATGCGGGTGATTCAG GTGTGGTTTCAAAACCGGCGGTCTAAAGAACGTAGAATGAAGCAGCTCAGTGCTCTCGGTGCTCGACGACATGCTTTCTTCAGGGGACCACGAAGAATGAGGCCTCTCGGAGGAAGACTAGAGGACCCCGACATAATGGGCCCTGGAGGATACAGCTACTACGGAG AATACCAAGGTGACTATTACGGCCCAGTGGTCAACTATGATTTCTTCCCTCACGGACCCCCTTCCTCACAGGCACACTCTCCAGCTGAATCCCCTTATCTTCTCAGCTCGGGTTCAGGAGCCCTGGAGGGTGGCCCGGTCTCTGCTCACCACCCCTCAGATGACCAAAGGTTCACGGACATGATATCCCATGCAGACACCCCTAGTCCCGAACCAGGCATGACTGGACCTCTCCATTCCAATCCACAGGGGGAAGGTGGATTCACAGGGAGTCCACCCTTCCCCCTGGCCAACAATACCAGTTACAGCGGCCCAATGTCCCATCCTGGTCAAGAGATGGGGGAGAACACTGTTTGGTAG